In the Pseudomonadota bacterium genome, one interval contains:
- a CDS encoding biopolymer transporter ExbD yields MAGPLGSRGRFMADINVTPFVDVVLVLLVVLMVTAVQIVRASIVVELPKAASAGSAVASTLNIVIEADGQLLIDGRQVDGRTLADEVRRLKAADPKLQAVIAADKRVAYQHVMSAIDVVKSNGVASFALDIQRKAKGPTVQQP; encoded by the coding sequence ATGGCCGGCCCCCTGGGTTCCCGAGGCCGCTTCATGGCCGACATCAACGTGACGCCCTTCGTGGACGTTGTGCTGGTACTGCTCGTGGTATTGATGGTCACTGCCGTGCAGATTGTGCGTGCCTCGATCGTGGTCGAGCTACCCAAGGCGGCGAGCGCCGGCAGCGCCGTCGCGTCGACCCTCAACATCGTGATCGAGGCCGACGGGCAGCTGCTCATCGACGGTCGCCAGGTAGATGGGCGCACGCTGGCGGACGAGGTACGGCGCCTCAAGGCCGCCGACCCCAAGCTGCAGGCGGTGATCGCCGCTGACAAACGCGTTGCCTACCAGCACGTCATGTCGGCCATCGACGTCGTCAAGAGCAACGGTGTGGCGAGCTTCGCCCTGGACATCCAGCGCAAGGCGAAAGGCCCCACTGTCCAGCAGCCGTAA
- a CDS encoding energy transducer TonB, whose translation MSTHRHRLEMRKARRKRTGRALSPADRGPDPLLSGKRKSRMRSAGVAVLLAVALGVHVAVALAIAGVNRLLDDGAKQLREERIKVAIVEQKPPPPPPPEPKPKPKPKPEQPTPKPKRRPKPKPLVRERPRPPPQPTPPAPSPPRRIVGLRFESTVQAGKGPGFAVGNTLLGQTAGTASDPKLARAVPPPAPRAAATNRRASYVAQKGDSIELPRWIGRVKPEYPELLRAQNIEGQVVLEVRIDRRGRVVAVKIVKASPHAEFNANAVEAAYRQRYTPARKNGKPFVYTLAYPVKYRLNDKG comes from the coding sequence ATGTCAACCCATCGGCATCGTCTCGAAATGCGTAAGGCACGCCGCAAACGAACCGGGCGCGCCCTCAGCCCCGCTGATCGGGGTCCCGATCCGCTGCTGTCCGGAAAGCGGAAAAGCCGCATGCGCTCCGCGGGCGTAGCCGTCCTGCTGGCCGTTGCGCTCGGTGTCCACGTCGCGGTCGCGCTCGCGATCGCAGGCGTCAACCGCCTGCTGGACGACGGCGCCAAGCAGCTGCGCGAAGAGCGCATCAAGGTCGCGATAGTAGAACAAAAACCCCCTCCCCCTCCTCCCCCTGAGCCGAAGCCGAAACCAAAGCCAAAACCGGAGCAGCCAACACCCAAGCCGAAGCGCCGCCCCAAACCCAAGCCCCTGGTGCGCGAGCGACCCAGGCCACCACCACAGCCGACCCCGCCGGCGCCCTCACCTCCCCGGCGCATCGTCGGGCTGCGCTTCGAGTCCACCGTGCAGGCAGGCAAGGGACCGGGGTTCGCGGTTGGCAACACCCTGCTCGGCCAGACCGCAGGCACGGCCAGCGATCCGAAGCTGGCGAGAGCGGTACCGCCACCTGCACCGCGCGCAGCAGCTACGAACCGCCGGGCCAGCTATGTGGCGCAAAAGGGGGACAGCATCGAGCTTCCACGCTGGATCGGTCGCGTCAAACCCGAGTACCCCGAGCTGCTGCGCGCCCAGAACATCGAAGGGCAGGTGGTGCTCGAGGTGCGCATCGACAGGCGAGGTAGGGTCGTCGCCGTCAAGATCGTAAAGGCATCACCGCACGCCGAGTTCAACGCCAACGCGGTTGAAGCCGCCTACCGCCAGCGCTACACACCGGCACGCAAGAACGGAAAGCCTTTCGTCTATACGCTGGCGTACCCTGTGAAGTATCGACTCAACGACAAGGGCTAG